The following proteins are encoded in a genomic region of Cryptomeria japonica chromosome 11, Sugi_1.0, whole genome shotgun sequence:
- the LOC131068351 gene encoding ACT domain-containing protein ACR4 has protein sequence MDWNSYDEYEKLVIRMNTPRVVIDNDVCKNATIVKVDSANKYGILLEAVQVLADLNLNVSKAYVSSDGRWFMDVFHVTDSNGNKLTDDGVIGYIEKTLARNSWIVPSFGMEAAAEHTAIELTGTDRPGLLSEIFAVLADLKCNVVEAELWTHNRRVACLLYITDEETGAPIKDPKKVCRIEELLRNVMKGDNDIRGPKTVVSVGFTHTQRRLHQMMFADRDYERPDRRADAEKDALHHNNKPKSFVTVDNCFERGYSVVNVQCKDRPKLLFDIVCTLTDMQYVVFHATIDSEGPQTYQEYYIRHTDGCPVNSEAERQRVIQCLEAAIERRVSEGLRLELCAGDRVGLLSDVTRIFRENGMSVTRAEVSTRGGKAVNVFYVTDAAGNPVDSKTVEAVRREIGMTMLQVKEISSTCVKSPVTEPPPARFSLGNLFKSQSERFLYNLGLIGLIKSYS, from the exons GTAAAG GTGGATAGTGCAAATAAATACGGCATTCTCTTGGAGGCTGTACAAGTATTAGCGGACTTGAATCTTAATGTGAGCAAGGCATATGTGTCCTCTGATGGCAGATGGTTCATGGACG TTTTTCATGTTACGGACTCAAATGGCAACAAGCTTACAGACGATGGAGTGATTGGGTACATTGAAAAG ACGCTGGCAAGGAATTCGTGGATTGTGCCTTCCTTTGGCATGGAAGCGGCAGCTGAACACACAGCTATTGAATTAACAGGCACTGACCGCCCAGGATTACTCTCCGAAATATTTGCTGTTTTGGCTGACCTAAAATGTAACGTGGTAGAGGCCGAGTTGTGGACTCATAACAGGAGGGTTGCTTGCCTGTTATATATCACAGATGAGGAAACAGGTGCTCCCATTAAAGACCCTAAAAAGGTTTGCAGAATTGAGGAGCTGTTGCGCAATGTAATGAAAGGGGACAATGATATCAGAGGCCCTAAAACGGTGGTTTCAGTGGGTTTCACTCACACCCAGAGGCGCCTTCACCAAATGATGTTTGCTGACAGAGACTATGAGCGCCCTGacagaagagcagatgcagagaAAGATGCCCTCCATCATAACAACAAGCCTAAGTCATTTGTAACGGTTGACAACTGCTTTGAGAGGGGTTATTCTGTGGTTAATGTTCAGTGTAAAGACAGACCGAAGCTTCTGTTTGACATTGTCTGTACCTTGACAGACATGCAGTATGTGGTGTTTCATGCCACAATAGATTCCGAGGGTCCTCAAACCTACCAG GAATATTACATCAGACATACAGACGGGTGCCCCGTGAATTCAGAGGCGGAAAGGCAACGTGTAATTCAATGCTTGGAGGCCGCCATAGAGAGAAGAGTCTCAGAG GGCTTAAGGCTGGAGCTTTGCGCTGGAGACAGGGTTGGGCTTCTGTCGGACGTGACACGCATATTCCGAGAGAATGGAATGTCAGTGACACGAGCAGAAGTGTCAACGCGCGGAGGAAAAGCAGTGAATGTGTTCTACGTGACTGACGCGGCAGGGAATCCAGTGGATTCTAAGACTGTAGAAGCCGTTCGCCGGGAAATCGGAATGACAATGTTGCAAGTGAAAGAGATCTCCTCCACTTGTGTGAAATCTCCAGTAACAGAACCTCCACCTGCCCGATTCTCCCTTGGCAATCTCTTCAAGTCACAGTCCGAGCGTTTTCTTTACAATCTTGGATTGATTGGGCTGATCAAATCATATTCTTAG